The Altererythrobacter sp. Root672 genome includes a window with the following:
- a CDS encoding 7-carboxy-7-deazaguanine synthase QueE, giving the protein MPLTLATTTPGEPEIFGSLQGEGPSMGKPCAFVRLSRCNLACVWCDTPYTWHFEGDNRPHRGEETYDRKANQLNLSEEDVAARIAALGKPRLIVTGGEPLLQAPALTRMLALLPDMTIEIETNGSVAPPPALDALIHQYNVSPKLAHSGNPADLALVPERLGHWAQEPRAFFKFVVAEPADVEEVLKLAETYAIPASRIYLMAEGTDTGTLEARERWLAELCLSHNLTLSKRLHIQLYGDTRGT; this is encoded by the coding sequence ATGCCGTTGACCCTCGCCACCACCACTCCGGGCGAGCCGGAAATCTTCGGCTCCCTCCAGGGCGAAGGCCCGAGCATGGGCAAGCCGTGCGCCTTCGTGCGCCTCTCGCGCTGCAACCTCGCCTGCGTCTGGTGCGACACGCCGTACACCTGGCATTTCGAGGGCGACAACCGCCCGCACCGAGGCGAGGAGACTTACGACCGCAAGGCCAACCAGCTCAATCTGAGCGAGGAAGACGTCGCCGCCCGCATCGCCGCGCTCGGCAAGCCCCGCCTGATCGTCACCGGGGGTGAGCCGCTACTGCAGGCCCCCGCCCTCACCCGGATGCTGGCACTTCTGCCGGACATGACGATCGAGATCGAAACCAACGGCTCGGTCGCCCCGCCGCCCGCGCTCGACGCGCTGATCCACCAGTACAATGTCAGCCCCAAGCTCGCTCACTCCGGCAATCCCGCCGATCTGGCACTGGTCCCGGAACGCCTCGGCCATTGGGCGCAAGAGCCGCGGGCGTTCTTCAAATTCGTGGTCGCAGAACCGGCCGACGTTGAGGAAGTCCTGAAACTGGCGGAAACCTACGCCATTCCCGCATCGCGCATCTACCTCATGGCTGAGGGCACTGACACTGGGACGCTCGAAGCGCGGGAGCGCTGGCTTGCCGAACTTTGCCTTTCCCACAATTTGACTCTGTCCAAACGCTTGCACATCCAACTTTACGGCGACACTAGAGGGACATGA
- a CDS encoding MATE family efflux transporter, producing the protein MNKPAASPFKGDLTEGPVFRTLLLFSVPMLLSNILQSLSGTINSIWVGRLIGEEALAATANANIIMFLVAGAAFGFGMAGTVKIGQRFGARDIDGARKTFGTVVGFSAVLMAAIALLGYLTAPALLTALHTPGGAYPLALIYIRLMFISMPFMMVSVILTMGLRGTGDARTPLIFMGVTVAIDTILNPVLIAGIGPFPTMGIAGSATSTIIASLVSFVGMLIYVYAKDLPLRLRGSELRYLKPRRDELAFVISKGIPMGAQMLVMSASGIIIVGLVNREGLLMTAAYGAAMQLFTYIQMPAMAVGGAVSAIAAQYIGAGKWDRLDSITRGGVMINFVMTGVLTVVLLVFDRAALVLFLGPESPAVPLARHIQLLAGWSFMVFGVTMVYSATMRAGGAVWIPLMIIAVALYPVRLGFYFLAYPWIGSDAIWLSFPVGSVAGLVLGWGFYHYSGWRKHAMPEASEEAQEQSNADGEPAGRYAPNL; encoded by the coding sequence ATGAACAAGCCCGCTGCCTCGCCGTTCAAGGGTGACCTCACCGAAGGCCCCGTTTTCAGGACTTTGCTGCTGTTCAGCGTACCCATGCTGCTCAGCAATATCCTGCAGTCGCTGAGCGGCACGATCAACTCGATCTGGGTCGGCCGGCTGATTGGTGAAGAGGCGCTGGCGGCGACGGCGAATGCCAACATCATCATGTTCCTGGTCGCCGGTGCGGCGTTCGGGTTCGGCATGGCCGGCACAGTCAAGATCGGCCAGCGCTTCGGCGCCCGCGATATCGACGGCGCGCGCAAGACCTTTGGTACGGTGGTCGGGTTCTCTGCCGTGTTGATGGCGGCGATTGCGCTGCTCGGCTACCTCACCGCGCCCGCGCTTCTCACCGCCCTGCACACGCCGGGCGGGGCCTATCCACTGGCCCTGATCTACATCCGGCTGATGTTCATCTCGATGCCGTTCATGATGGTGTCGGTGATCCTGACCATGGGTCTGCGCGGCACCGGTGACGCGCGCACGCCGCTGATCTTCATGGGTGTGACTGTCGCCATCGACACTATCCTCAACCCGGTGCTGATCGCGGGTATCGGCCCCTTCCCTACAATGGGCATCGCCGGCTCGGCCACCTCGACGATCATCGCCAGCCTGGTCTCGTTCGTGGGCATGCTGATCTACGTCTATGCCAAGGACCTACCGCTTCGACTGCGCGGGTCCGAACTGCGATATCTTAAGCCGCGGCGTGACGAACTGGCCTTCGTTATCAGCAAGGGCATTCCCATGGGCGCACAGATGCTGGTGATGAGCGCGTCGGGCATCATCATCGTTGGCCTGGTCAATCGCGAAGGACTGCTGATGACCGCCGCCTATGGCGCGGCGATGCAACTGTTCACTTACATCCAGATGCCGGCCATGGCCGTCGGCGGCGCGGTGAGCGCGATCGCCGCCCAGTACATCGGCGCCGGGAAGTGGGATCGTCTCGACAGCATCACTCGCGGTGGGGTCATGATCAATTTCGTCATGACCGGCGTGCTCACGGTAGTGCTGCTGGTGTTCGACCGGGCGGCGCTCGTGCTGTTCCTCGGCCCGGAAAGCCCCGCGGTCCCGCTCGCCCGGCATATCCAGCTGCTCGCCGGGTGGAGCTTCATGGTGTTCGGGGTGACCATGGTCTACTCGGCCACGATGCGCGCTGGTGGCGCCGTGTGGATCCCGCTCATGATCATCGCCGTCGCGCTCTATCCGGTGCGGCTGGGGTTCTATTTCCTGGCCTATCCCTGGATCGGTTCGGACGCGATCTGGCTGTCGTTCCCGGTCGGATCGGTGGCAGGCCTGGTGCTCGGCTGGGGGTTCTACCACTACTCCGGCTGGCGCAAGCACGCGATGCCCGAGGCGAGCGAAGAAGCGCAGGAGCAGTCCAACGCCGACGGCGAACCCGCCGGCCGCTACGCGCCAAACCTGTAG